AATGGAGGCAGTTTTGCCCATTGAAGTCAAGATTCCTTCTCTCCGAGTTTTGTCAGAGTTGAAGTTAAATGAAGCaaaatggatccaatctcgatatgattagatgaatttgattgaagaaaagaagttgaaagttatccgtcatggtcaaatgtaccaaaaataaattatacggGCTTACAATAAAAAGGTTCACCTTAGAGAATTCCACGATGAGGGCCTGGTATTGAAAAATATCTGTCTCATACAAAAAGATTCAaaggaaagtggatgccaaactgggaagaaccttatgtggtaaagaaGGTCTTTTCTGGAGGAGCATTGATTTTGACCGAGATGGATGGCAAAAACCTACCTAATCCTATGAATTCAGATttagtcaagaaatacttcacttaaaaaaaaagaggccaAGGCAAAAACTCGTAAAATGGCGCCTTGAAACCAAAGGAGTTTTGAGTTAAAAACGTAAGAAAgggaaattcaaattttgatcgaagATGGGGCATGTGGTAGTTTTGTCTTCTCCGAATTAATAAGAAGGAGGGATGCTACATCTTGAGGCATCAACAAAGTATTCTAGGTCTTCTAAACATGTATCAAGTTCAAAGGGTCCTAGAGAAGTTAGTGCGAATaagctcatgctacgatatctggggcacctagtttcatcttattcattttgtattttagcaaaatttgctattttgattaatttattcatttcaagctttgctctcaataaatttcaatcttgtcCACTATTatgatctttttcaagcattttcattgaaataacgattaatggactaataatattcaagtaaaaggaGTTATGGATATTACTCTGAGAGGTTTTCTAAATAGTACGAGGACTTGAAACAGGACCATTAGTCAGAACTAACCAAACTTAAGAGTTGGAAACATTTGGGAAAGAGTAGCCCAAATTGGGATTATTTCTTCGGGTTTTCTGTCAAAGATACCAGCTGAGCAAGAATGCAGGGTAATGCGTTAGTGATAGAACCTTAATCAACAACGAGCAATTTCAACCTAAGTATTAAaaggggatcattctcgaaaaattacattctgcattcatgtaaatatcattcatacacatctagttaggagcatttgattcattctgatcatgacatcctaatcacttgGCATAAATAGACCCataaaatggattctacaggtaATGTTCCCCAGAGAATGGTGTAACAGATTAGAGAAACCAtaaatcctatacccctgaagttgcagtggaacgaATTGAGGTTAccatgacaaatcttatctccctgaaattgtagtggagcaaattgaagaactaatcttatctccctaaaattgtagtggagcagattgaaaatagaaaatcttatctctctaaagttgcagtaaggcagattaaagctacaaatcttatctccctgaagttgtagtggagcagaatTGAAGATAGGGaaccttatctctctgaagaggcagtagagcagattaaagctacaaaccttatctctctgaagttgcagtggagtaggttaaagataacaaatcttatctccctgaagatgcagtggggcagattgaaaatagtgaatcttatttccctaaagttgcagtggaatagattaaggCTACAAACCACAAAACCTATACCGCTAAAGTTGCAATGGGACGGATTGAAGTCATcgtggcgaatcttatctccttgaagttgcagtggagcagattcaAGCCATAAATtttctccctgaggttgcagtggagtagactgaagatgTTAATATTATCTCCTTGAAATTGCATTGGAGTAGATTGAAaacacaaatcttatctccctgaagtcgcagtggagtagattgaagttaCAAATCTCATCttcctaaagttacagtggaggagattgaagatagtgaatcttatctctctgaagttacagtagagcagattaaagttataaaccttatctccctgaagttgtagtggagcaaattaaagttataaatctcatttccctgaagttgcagtggaacagattgaagctataagttacaaattttatctccctgaagttgcagtggagcagattaaagccacaaatcttatctccctaaagttgtagtgcaGTAGATAGAGGATACatatcttatttccctaaagttgtagtagaATAGATTAAAACGAAAAATTacaaatctcatctccttgaagttgcagtggagcagattaaagttaTAAGTCTAATCTCCAtgaaattgcagtggagtagattgaagcaacACATcatatacctctgaagttgcaatgggctagaatgaagctacttgaagaaagGAAACACCAAAGAAGTTGAAATTCGGTAAGACCAGACAAAATTGGTTtgtttaaagtctttgctccattctcgttacacgacaatgagcaaaaaATGGCAGCTGTAATAGGTCAATTTTGTCCTGGCCCAagaccaaataaaaataataaataaaaccaaaaaaataataaataaagtccAAATATCAAAAATCCATTTACAACACTTACAAGCCCAATTTACATTAAACCCAAAAAGCCCaatttacaaacccaaaattaaCCTAAACTTAACCCAAAGTCTAAAGGcccaaaacacttaaaaattttcagaaaaacctaaaccctaatttcttTCTGGCACCGCACCCCTCCCCTCGATCACGCCGCCCGCGCCTCGTCCCGAGGCTTAACCCCTCCTTTGCTTCCttgcaccaaaatggcaaaGGCGCCTCTTCTTTGCCTCCGTCAACGTCTGCAAAAATGacagaaaagaaaacagaagCAGCGCAAGAAACGGAAAAGAAGCAAAGGCAAACAGTAGCATAAAAAAAAGTAGAACATGTATcaatcggctataaaaagccacgactccatgtaatatttttttgaggaggagaaaatatacaaaaaagatcgaatacaaaagaattttaaaaaggtgattcctttattgttttttttatttttttatattttacatgtaaaaaataaaaagaaaataaagaaactcaccTGTGCCGCTTCACGTACTCGCCGTCAGACACTTTTTCTGGCATTGAAATCGATAGAGAAGGCCAAAGGCCGAatcttttccattctttttcttttttagggCATTTGCCTTCTTGATCTAAAACCTAGGTTTAAAACAGGCTAAAAAAGGGTATTTTCGGTATTTTCCAGCCATCGAAAATGGCGGAGCCCGTGGTCGACAACTGGTGGCCGCCGTGGGCTCGCCGGACCCTTAGGCCGGAATAGGGGTTGGCTTCAGAGAAAAAGGAAGGAcgtttttcagattttttttattttcaagggctgaaatgattttttttaaaaaaaattaacttaaatagtAGTAGTGAAACGACGACGTTTCACCTAGACCCCAAGCGCcccaaaacggcatcgttttgggGCCAACCTGATAACCGAACTGACCCATTTTAGGATTCGCGTGTTTTCGCAACCAATAGGATATTTGCACTCATGGTCCTTCCGCCTTTTTggattgttttaatttagtcctaatttcactattttttatttttaaagattttaccattcaattttatcccgCTTTCAATTATGTCCTTGGTTCCCTGATCTCCTGGAAAAAGGACGCGTGTCTTGAGGATTGGGATAATTGCTCATTTGGTCCTCGTTCGTTTTCGCGcctttcattttagtcttttgtttatttattttatcttaatttatccttttaatCTAATTTAGGTGACAATTaggtcttttatttattttaattcttttatttatttatttgtttgtttatttatttagtattttttacttttgttatattcaaatcttttctttattttttcatcgggcatctatttattttatttatttatttatctattattattatctatttatgtattttattacaaattgcaccctaatttcatttacattttaatttggtcctttattttcaatattttataaactattttcctctatattcatttatttatgtatttatttatttcatcgtccttattatatttaaaattggtattgccGTTTTTTATGTGCACATTTTGtcactattattattgttattatttattttatttttctttgattattCATATTAGTATTagagtaatatatattatgtgattatcaacattatatttattatgaattttttattagtatattCATATTATTGTCATTTACTAGCGTAACATTTTTATTCAGTATATCATTGTTCCATTTTCTACATTACCATTTTAtcttatttcattaaaatcacgTCATGAATCACATTTAGACATATTTACCCATTGTTGTATTATGCCCAAATAAGATAGATACacattgttttaaatattacatttgtcGTTACTCAAtgaaggaaattttaaaattaaggcaATGTTCTGTATTTGGAGATTTgagaagtcgtgccctaacttacggggtttaaCTTTCTCCTTGAATCTAGATAATCGAACAtacattttaaaactaaaacacatgagatttaaacaataattatatgATGAGCGATTTTATTTCTGAGAATACAGGATgtcatgtcctaacttacgggacatgacaTTTTCGTTAACTCGAAATAAGAAAGCTTCTTATATAAGTTTGGATTTAACTAAatgatttcaaataaaaatattattatgcaAAAAGGGATCGTGTTTTAAActtccttcaaattttcaaatttcggCACTAAGACTTTAATTATTCAACTAgttaccaattttgggcgcTACAAgagtgttaatccttcctcgtgtgtaaccgactcccaaacccatTTCCTGAATTCTGTAGACCAGAAAtctttgttttagtaaatcaaaccgtttattaaagcAATCaatttacgaggtgacccgatcacacctcataaaaaaagattggtggcgactcccattttttcattttttttaaaataaaagtcaatttcaaaaaattggTTTCGACATCTAATTTATGTAAATTACTTGctctataaatatatatctcAGCTTTATTCTTTAATTACTGTTTCTTTAactgttatatattttaattctttgcttaattcaatgatgatgaattcgttaaagtttttgtttttttatcttttgctTCGCTTTCATCAAATAATCTTATCAGAGTCGTATTGTTATTCCAAAaagttataatcaatttaatcttattgATGTTGCAGGACTCGAGAGCATCACCTTCGATTGTAAAGGCGAAAGGCCATACGTTGGTGTATTCGACGACAGAATACTTAGGCATGAACCAAATTTTGGTTGGAAAGAATTTGCTATTCCTTCATTAACCAGGTATtaatttatcatcatctttttttatcattttgttgACATAATAGTGAACTAATTGACaggtttttttctttgttggaTCAGGGAAAGTAGGTTATGTGACGGGTCGACAAATCCCATGCTTGAACCTGTATGTGGAAGTgcttttggtttaaaatttaacgACGCAACATGCGATCTTTATATTGCAGACGTATACTTTGGTTTGCTAATGGTTGGACCCAAAGGGGGCGTAGCACAAGTTCTTGTCAATTCATTCGAGGGAATCCTATTTAGATTTATAAATGGGTTAGACATCGATATCAACACGGGAGTTGTTTATTTTACAGATATCAACATTATTTTACAAAGGAggtatttcttttctttacggTTGCTCTTGATACAAATATTGTTTGTTATTTAAAACTCATGAATACTTGCATGTGTGTAGGTATGCGGACTTTTTATTGAGATCATCAACTGATCGAACTGGAAGATTGTTTAGATATGATCCGCGTACAAAAAAGGCATCTGTAATGTACAAAGGTTTAATGTTTCCGAATGGGGTGGCTTTGAGCCAAAATCGTTCTTTTCTGCTAGTAGCAGAAACTATACGAATgagaatattaaaattcaacctTAGAGATAAAGGTGGATTAAATAATAACTAGCCAAAAGTGATTGCTGAGTTACCTAGAATTCCTGATAACATTAAGATGAATGATAAAGGAGAATTCTGGGTTAAAAACTAGTAATGATGGGTCGAATCCTATAGGAGTCAAATACGATGGAGAAGGTTCTATTTTACAAGAATTGGACGGGAATGGAGGAGCTATATTTAATTCTATTAGTGAAGTGAACGAGGTGAATCAAACATTATACATCCGTTCGATCGTAAAACCTTATGTtgggattttaaaattttaaattcagttatttagttattttaattagatttcaTTTAGTTTATAGTTGTATTCAAATTTATAGACGAATCAAttgaagttttattattattattttgcttggGTTATACATCAGCAACACTTGAAGTGCATGAAATTACATACATACCCCTAATTGTGCatcaaattacatatataattatttaaattcctcAGGCAGGTTGCTGCTTGCGTACAAACAAATTTgtataggttaaaatatgccattgGTCCCTGTACTATTAACAAATTgggatttagtccttatactttaatttttaggaatttagtcttttaattttcaaatttcaaaatttaagcccgtttgttaacactattaaattttttgttaaatttgttgatctgacattttgaaattaaaaaaactcacttgaaagaaatattattaaaaataacattataatgaatatgaatttaataaaataattttaacatctaAAAGATTAAATTCCTTTAAATAAAGTatactaaaaacaaaaattacacaATACTCATTTTTGTCTTGACTGATGAATTCTCTCTAGTCATGTTGGACTTTATAACTGTGGCATTTTATCATGTCAATATTATTACACTTGGCATATCACATGTTGCTATTTACTTGCTCTGATAATCAcatcaacaaaaagaaaagtaatGATCAAACTTGACTTTTTTTACGAGACTTAATTGATTTTACCCTTAAATAATAACCACCTCTAAGATATCGCAGAAAGATAAAAAATCATGGGAATTATCCAATTTGATTACCTATTAAAGTTTGAGGGCTTATTTGAATACAATAATAAAGTTGAAGggcttatttaatatattaccCATTTTATAATTAGTATAGTTTGGCCTTAATAAGAACtaataaattacatttatcAATTTCGTCCCTCGTCCCGTTTTTTCCTCGTACCTTACAAAACAGTCACAGCTCAGAAAAACATCAGTCAATAAAAATTCCTAGAAATTTCTTTCCCGAGAAAATCTTTGCCAAACGAGAAAAAAAATGGTCAgctttccttctctttttcaactattttgtCTTTCAATTTTGCATTTTAAGAACCTTTAAGAAAACAATTCTCTAATTTTTGCGTTTTAATGATCACTTTTGTTTGTGTTCGATTATCTGTAACGCAGATCTAAACttatttacatcaaatttgaattgaacTTTGTTCGTAATGTTAATTTTTCTAAGAGTTAGACTCAGATCcaatatatttcttttagagTTCAATTATCAGAAAAACGATAGAAAATTGTATGTTGAAgataatttttacattataattttaGCTGAATCCAGTTTTAAAAGTTCGATTTTTCTTGTTTGTAGGAATTGTGtcctttaattaaaaacattcttCTTTTGGATTCCGAAGGTAAACGTATAGCTGTTAAGTATTATTCAGATGATTGGCCTACCAATTCTGCTAAGGAAGCTTTTGAGAAAGCTGTGTTTGCTAAAACCCAAAAGACTAATGCCCGTACAGATGGTAAAATTTTGCTTCTGCACTATGATTTTTCTGTTAATGTGTGCTCAACATTTCGTttgatctgattgtttaggtgTGAATCATGTAGATTTGTTAACAAAGGTTAATGCTGATGGTGAGTTAATCAAGTCATTAGATTTGagaatttgaaatgttgcatGCTTGTTCATAAAGGGTTTTCCTTCAATTGTATTTGTTGAGGGGAGGTCGGTCTCGCTCTGGGAGACATCTTCAGGGAGTGTTGCCCGGGGAGTTGGTGAACCCTTCAACGGTGGAGGTATTGTGCTTGGGGTATCTCTATGCTTGATGGTGAGGCGCTCCCCAAACTCTGGGAACCCGTTGGGCTCTCCTTGGAACCAAAAGATAAAACCCGGGGCTAAAACCTAGCATAAACACCCCGGGCACAATACTTCCACCATTGAGGGGTTCGCCGGCTCCCTGGATGACACTCCAAGAAGATGTCTCCCAAAGGGAGACCAACCTCCCATCAACAGTATTGTTTTGAACATTGTTTTCGTTTGTGTTAGTGCTTTCTTAGCATTTTGTTTGATCtgattgtttacatgtaaaatcATGTAGATTTAAATCAATCAAGTCATTAGATTTGAGAATTTTGAAGGTTGTTTGCTTGTTCATAGAGGGTTTTCCTTGGATGTATTGTTTTTGACATTGTTTTTCATTTCTGTTAATGCTTTCTTAATAT
The window above is part of the Gossypium raimondii isolate GPD5lz chromosome 9, ASM2569854v1, whole genome shotgun sequence genome. Proteins encoded here:
- the LOC105797637 gene encoding LOW QUALITY PROTEIN: protein STRICTOSIDINE SYNTHASE-LIKE 10 (The sequence of the model RefSeq protein was modified relative to this genomic sequence to represent the inferred CDS: inserted 2 bases in 1 codon; substituted 1 base at 1 genomic stop codon); its protein translation is MDSTGLESITFDCKGERPYVGVFDDRILRHEPNFGWKEFAIPSLTRESRLCDGSTNPMLEPVCGSAFGLKFNDATCDLYIADVYFGLLMVGPKGGVAQVLVNSFEGILFRFINGLDIDINTGVVYFTDINIILQRRYFFSLRSSTDRTGRLFRYDPRTKKASVMYKGLMFPNGVALSQNRSFLLVAETIRMRILKFNLRDKGGLNNNXPKVIAELPRIPDNIKMNDKGEFWVXKTSNDGSNPIGVKYDGEGSILQELDGNGGAIFNSISEVNEVNQTLYIRSIVKPYVGILKF